TCTTTTACCGGTCTGTTATTAATAAACAAAAATTGATCTTCAGTCGAAGCTCTGTTAAATGTCGGGATAGTTGTATAACCGTAAATAGATAATTCGGGAGTTTTAAAGTCAAGATAAGCGGCATTTTGGATAAAATCCTGTCCGATTATCTCGATTATTCTTTGCTTTAGGTTACTATCAAAATCTTTATTTTGCCCTTTTACTTTTATAAGGGTTTTGCCTTCATGCGATAAGCTAATAGAAATCTCCGGATGAGCCAAGGCAATTTTTTTGATGACATCAATTGAAGCTACCAGCTCGGTTTTATCGGTTCTTAAAAATTTAAGCCTAGCGGGCGTTGCAAAAAACAAATCGCGTATCTCAATTTTAGTACCTTCGTTATGAATAGACGTAGTAACTTGTTTCTCTCTGCCGCCGATTAGTTTAATTTGATATGCTTTATCGCTGCCTTTCGGTCTTGAACTGATAAGCATCTTGCTAATAGCACCGATAGAAGGCAGGGCTTCACCGCGAAAGCCGAAAGTATGAATGTTTAAAAGATCACTTTCATCAAGTTTAGAAGTAGTATGACGTTCAACGGCAAGCTCTAAGTCCTTATCCGACATCCCGACGCCGTCATCCGAGATAATAATTAAATTTTTCCCTGCTCGCTCTAAAATTACATCTATTTTTGTGCTACCGGCATCAACGGCGTTTTCAACAAGTTCTTTAACAACGGAAGCAGGGCGCTCAATAACCTCACCAGCGGCTATTCGATTTATGGTATTTTCAGAAAGTAATTTTATAATCATTTTTTAGCTCTTTTCAACAATCTTTGCAACTAATTGAAATTTTTTACTGCAATAAGGGCAAATAATATACTGCTCCTTTGGATCAATTTCCAAATAAACTTTTGGATGATCATACGGAGGTTCTTTGCCCACACAAGATACAGACGTAAAAAAACTATCAACAATTTCCATGAATTTATCAAATATTTCTTTAAGTAATGTCTAGCATAAGTTACTTTTATAGAAAATACAAATATGAATTTATCAATAGGCAAAACATGAAAGATAAAATAGTAATTATTACCGGTTCAACTAGCGGAATTGGGCTTGAAATAGCCAGGCACTTCGCGAAACTGCAAGCAAAAATTATTATTAACGGTTTTGCTGCCGTAGAAGAAGTCGAAAAAATATCGGCAGAGCTAAAAGCTTTAGGCGCTAGTGCAATTAATTATCAAGGGGCAAATCTTGCAAATCCGACTGAGATAGCTAAAATGTTTGAAGAGATAATAAAAGAGTTCGGTAAAATAGATATATTAATCAATAACGCGGGCATCCAGCACGTCGCTCCAATCGAAGATTTTCCGGCAGATAAATGGGAGCAAATCTTGCGCATAGATTTAATAGCGTCTTTTTATACTATAAAATATGCGCTGCCTAGTATGAAAAAAAACGGCTTCGGACGTATCGTAAATATTGCTTCGGCGCATGCTTACGTCGCCTCGCCCTTTAAATCGGCATATGTTGCAGCAAAGCACGGGATTCTCGGTCTTACCAAAACCGTGGCACTAGAAGTAGCAGAGAATAATATTACCGTAAACGCTATTTGTCCGGGCTATGTAAAAACCCCGTTAGTGATGAATCAAATAGCGGATACCGCCAAGGCAAGGCATATAACTGAAGAATCGGCATTAAGAGACGTAATACTTAAAACGCAAGCTACCAAAAAATTTGTCGAAGCCGACGAAATAGCCAATTTAGTAGTATTTTTATGTGACGAAAAAGCCTCGTCGATAACAGGTAGCGGATTGCTGATAGACGGGGGTTGGACGGCGCAATAAATAATTCTCGTACAGCTAAATTCAGAAAGCATAAGAGCTGATGAATTTAAAGACGAGCCTGCGCAAGCAGTCAAAAGTACGTGAGCACAGACGAGTTCTGAGAAATTCGCTTGCATCAAGCTTTCCGAATTTAGCTGTACCGTCTTAGTGTCGGCTAATAAATAGGTTATTAATAATATTATTAATAACCTATTTGAGTTTAAAGAGATGGTTGCGGATATTAGATTTGTTAGAGAATTGAAAATTAGGTTACATAAATTAAATTTAAACTTGCCGGCTGATAAAGAGACATATGAATTAATTTTATTAAGCTTTATAAAAGCCAATGAAGGGGAACGGTTATACGTATATTTAGATATTAAAAAAAATCATACGATAGGAATCGGTTTTAATATGGATAGCCCTTATGCCGAAAGAATTTGGCAAGAAATATTCGGCTATGCTATTTCTTTTTACCGAGTTAAAGAGGGAAAACAACCAATTACTAAAGAACAGTCACGGTTATTATTTTCATATGTCAAAACCAGTAACCGCTTAGAGTTAATAACTCTTTACCAAGTAGCGTGGCATCGGCTTAAAGCTAATGAACAAGCGATGATT
This genomic window from Rickettsia endosymbiont of Ceutorhynchus obstrictus contains:
- a CDS encoding zinc-finger domain-containing protein — translated: MEIVDSFFTSVSCVGKEPPYDHPKVYLEIDPKEQYIICPYCSKKFQLVAKIVEKS
- a CDS encoding 3-hydroxybutyrate dehydrogenase, whose translation is MKDKIVIITGSTSGIGLEIARHFAKLQAKIIINGFAAVEEVEKISAELKALGASAINYQGANLANPTEIAKMFEEIIKEFGKIDILINNAGIQHVAPIEDFPADKWEQILRIDLIASFYTIKYALPSMKKNGFGRIVNIASAHAYVASPFKSAYVAAKHGILGLTKTVALEVAENNITVNAICPGYVKTPLVMNQIADTAKARHITEESALRDVILKTQATKKFVEADEIANLVVFLCDEKASSITGSGLLIDGGWTAQ